A stretch of the Camarhynchus parvulus chromosome 4, STF_HiC, whole genome shotgun sequence genome encodes the following:
- the LOC115903211 gene encoding basic proline-rich protein-like, whose translation MASGHQVLAQIKYKDISENLKLNFRSLHLRATPSARRCTLSAHTSPSLPLKSPKFPPKAGERASCAEGGTGGRGRRCSPAPPSAPGAGTRVSPPEPPGTPKRGGAGNKARLRATLPVPSRHSRPSWPAPSPAIPRGGGCPAAARPRWPGAAGAGRTGAGREQPGGGRRFTLGPRGRASAAPSRGSGGRRLRSWARTGGAAAGEEGAEGDRARAAEGIGAGSVSPGQEVRSSGGGGRVHAAPPTPAPPPPYSCPRGDGGQGRPATRCPPSRPSPPRPTVNKAARTGARPEPGAAQHNPRAPFPSGQGAPPPSDQPRPDPGCAAASPLPPVEAAAAPGAAAYFNAAAIPPTLQSDPGGTQRATRATGIPRRLYPDTASPLRHLDVPARRSHPPRRPIGTRGPARPRRSLGQARSTHKATPPRSLPVGSRAPGPPSRHHPPHFGQSRGGEGRAGPRLAVPPLPLAVIGRDGGRARPRSAPCAAPLGPPGQRSGPRRLRAAPQRARPAWRGGRPRDVSDPPERAGPIAAVKKAGIIKVAGNQTAFWARSSVAGKHQGSVLAAEAMKPRRGPAAPCPCHQGAPVAPRKRSENPPFPPANKGITRVVLPTRTAGLPPQKQPGSREAGGAGHGTLPPPLHGT comes from the exons ATGGCGTCAGGACACCAGGTCCTTGCCCAGATCAAATACAAAGACATTTCAGAGAACCTCAAACTCAACTTTAgaagtttg CACCTCAGAGCGACTCCATCAGCGAGGCGCTGCACACTGAGCGCACACACGTCTCCTAGTTTGCCGCTCAAGTCTCCCAAGTTTCCCCCGAAGGCGGGGGAGCGGGCCAGCTGCGCCGAGGGCGGCACGGGCGGCCGGGGGCGTCGCTGCTCGCCCGCGCCGCCCTCCGCACCAGGAGCCGGGACGCGCGTTTCTCCGCCGGAGCCCCCGGGCACCCCCaagcggggcggggccgggaaCAAAGCCCGGCTCCGTGCCACCCTCCCCGTTCCGTCCCGCCATTCCCGGCCGTCCTGGCCCGCTCCCAGCCCCGCCATCCCCCGCGGCGGGGGCTGCCCGGCGGCTGCGCGGCCCCGCTGGCCGGGGGCGGCCGGAGCCGGCCGGACGGGTGCGGGGCGGGAGCAgcccggcggcggccgccgctTTACGCTCGGCCCACGGGGCCGTGCGAGCGCCGCTCCTAGCCGAGGCTCCGGGGGCCGCCGGCTGAGAAGCTGGGCACGCACGGGTGGGGCCGCGGCCGGGGAGGAAGGGGCGGAAGGAGACAGAGCGCGGGCCGCGGAGGGGATCGGGGCAGGCTCCgtctccccagggcaggaggtcCGGAGCTCAGGTGGGGGCGGCCGGGTGCACGCAGCACCGCCGACCCCTGCTCCGCCTCCGCCCTACTCATGCCCCCGCGGCGACGGCGGGCAGGGCCGCCCGGCCACACGCTGCCCTCCCTCCcgtccctcccctccccgccccaCCGTAAACAAAGCGGCGAGGACCGGGGCCCGGCCAGAGCCAGGGGCCGCACAGCACAACCCGCGGGCTCCGTTCCCGTCGGGGCAAGGCGCCCCTCCTCCCTCCGATCAGCCACGACCGGATCCCGGCTGCGCCGCCGCCTCACCTCTCCCGCCGGTGGAAGCTGCCGCAGCCCCGGGCGCCGCCGCCTACTTCAACGCGGCTGCGATCCCCCCCACACTTCAGAGCGACCCCGGTGGGACCCAGCGAGCGACGCGCGCCACCGGCATCCCCCGCCGGCTTTATCCCGACACCGCCTCTCCCCTCCGGCACCTCGACGTCCCGGCGCGGCGCTCCCACCCCCCCCGCCGCCCCATTGGCacgcgcggccccgcccggccccggcgctcACTGGGGCAGGCGCGCAGCACTCACAAGGCCACGCCCCCACGCTCCCTCCCCGTTGGCTCCCGAGCGCCCGGCCCGCCCTCGAGGCACCACCCTCCACACTTCGGCCAATCGCGAGGCGGCGAGGGGCGAGCCGGGCCCCGATTGGCGGTGCCCCCCCTTCCCTTGGCTGTGATAGGCCGGGACGGCGGCCGAGCCCGCCCTCGGAGCGCTCCATGCGCCGCTCCCCTCGGGCCGCCCGGGCAGCGCTCCGGTCCTCGGCGGCTCCGCGCAGCCCCGCAGCGGGCCCGGCCAGCCTGGCGGGGAGGGCGGCCCCGGGATGTATCCGACCCTCCGGAGAGAGCAGGACCGATCGCTGCCGTTAAGAAGGCCGGTATCATCAAGGTAGCCGGGAATCAAACGGCTTTCTGGGCACGCAGCAGCGTCGCTGGGAAACATCAGGGAAGTGTCCTGGCTGCTGAGGCGATGAAGCCCCGCAGAGGTCCCGCCGCGCCGTGCCCGTGCCATCAGGGCGCTCCTGTCGCCCCTAGGAAGCGGTCGGAAAACCCGCCCTTCCCCCCAGCGAATAAGG gaaTTACTCGCGTTGTTCTACCAACGCGAACCGCCGGGCTTCCCCCGCAGAAGCAGCCTGGCTCCCGGGAAGCCGGCGGGGCAGGGCACGGCACGCTGCCGCCACCCCTGCACGGCACATAA